The Hypanus sabinus isolate sHypSab1 chromosome 5, sHypSab1.hap1, whole genome shotgun sequence genome has a segment encoding these proteins:
- the LOC132393683 gene encoding cyclin-dependent kinases regulatory subunit 2 → MSNKQIYYSDKYYDDQYEYRHVMLPKELAKQVPKTHLMSEDEWRKLGVQQSLGWVHYMMHEPEPHILLFRRPLPKDQEK, encoded by the exons ATGTCGAACAAACAAATTTACTACTCGGACAAGTATTATGACGACCAGTATGAGTACAG gcatgTTATGTTGCCCAAGGAGCTTGCAAAGCAAGTACCAAAGACTCATCTTATGTCTGAGGATGAATGGCGGAAACTAGGTGTGCAGCAGTCTCTGGGCTGGGTCCATTACATGATGCATGAACCAG AGCCCCATATTCTACTGTTCCGAAGACCTCTTCCTAAGGACCAGGAAAAATAA